The region tttccagttgatagaattttttaaaactttgaaagttcgcctccccattgaagtctatggcggttcgcgaactttttcgcgaaccgaacctttcgcggaagttcgcgaacagggttcgcgaacctaaaatcggaggttcggcccaactctatacaagaggctccctctctggatagctttaaaaaaaggctaaaaactcacctcttttccctagcctttgagactgcctaatgcagggtcacagcgctttgaggccccagggagaaaagcgctatataaatattattgttattgttattgttatatattGAGGTTTTTAGACTAGTTAGATCTGCTTCCATATTTTCCCTTGTTATATTGTGCATTATAATCAAGCCTTGCAAATAAGACAAAATGTGTGCCATCTTGTGGTTGCACTGCCTATTGTGATTTATTGATCTTATTGGTTTATATCTGTGGTCAATTTTGCTTGGaagtagtatagtatagtatgctgtggctggatagtgtaatggttaagggctctgcctctgacacaggagaccggggTTTTAATCTCagctttgcctgttcagtaagccagcacctatttagtagggaaCCTTGGGCAAgtccccctaacactgctactgcctatagagcgtgtcctagtggctgcatctctgtcgctttgagtccgctaggaaaaccacaatataaatgttctgtgtttgtgtttgtaGTCGGCTTACACTGAGAAGTATATTGTGGTTATTGTTTGATTCCCATAATTTGATTTGCTACTGTTTTGACAACTTTTTTGTGTATGtaataaattaattattttaaaataaatagttGTCCTGACTTTTCACTCTTTGCACCAATATATTGAGAATACTTGCTATAAAAATTTAAGGTTGGGCATTTGATATAGTAAGACTCCTCCCATTTTTTTGTAGGATGTCTTAGCTTTTGATTTTTATACTTCTGGTTACAGTTTATACAACCGTATCGTATAAAACGCCTGACAAAACGCAAGGTATGCTTGAAAGAGACAaaaaagaaaccgagagcccaatataatgtAGTATCTCTGTGACAATTGGTCAGATGTACAACAaggcaatggttatactcacaaacatgggttaccaccagtcaggggcgtagcaataggccctgcagcgcctgcgcccgcggggggggcccggcccccccccctggggcccgctcggggccgtttttgggggctggaggggtggcagcatgaggggaaagccttggccacagtcggcggggagaggggaagttcccccctctccctcacctcggggctctcccctctgcgctcccctccagctcgttagtgtgtggggctgtgggtggcgggcagataaatacctgcttccgtgcgttccatcgccgccttctcgctctagcggctgacgtcacttccgcttccggaagtgacgtcagccgctagagcgagaaggcggcgatggaacgcaaggaagcaggtatgtatcctgccgccgctgctgcccacattgcgattttcaggtgtctgctgcccacattacgattttcaggtgtctgctgcccacattacgattttcaggtgtctgctgcccacattacgattttcaggtgtctgctgcccacattgcgattttcaggtgtctgctgcccacattacgattttcaggtgtctgctgcccacattacgattttcaggtgtctgctgcccacattacgattttctggtcactgctgcccacattgcgattttctggtgtctgctgcccacattacgattttctggtcactgctgcccacattacgattttcaggtgtctgctgcccacattacgattgtctggtgtctgctgcccacattacgattttctggtcactgctgcccacattgcgattttctggtgtctgctgcccacattacgattttctggtcactgctgcccacattacgattttctggtcactgctgcccacattgcgattttctggtgtctgctgcccacattacgattttctggtcactgctgcccacattacgattttcaggtgtctgctgcccacattgcgattttcaggtgactgctgcccacattacgattttcaggtgtctgctgcccacattacgattttcaggtgtctgctgcccacattgcgattttcaggtgtctgctgcccacattacgattttcaggtgtctgctgcccacattacgattttcaggtgtctgctgcccacattacgattttcaggtgtctgctgcccacattgcgattttcaggtgtctgctgcccacattacgattttcaggtgtctgctgcccacattacgattttcaggtgtctgctgcccacattacgattttctggtcactgctgcccacattgcgattttctggtgtctgctgcccacattacgattttctggtcactgctgcccacattacgattttcaggtgtctgctgcccacattacgattgtctggtgtctgctgcccacattacgattttctggtcactgctgcccacattgcgattttctggtgtctgctgcccacattacgattttctggtcactgctgcccacattacgattttctggtcactgctgcccacattgcgattttctggtgtctgctgcccacattacgattttctggtcactgctgcccacattacgattttcaggtgtctgctgcccacattgcgattttcaggtgactgctgcccacattacgattttcaggtgtctgctgcccacattacgattttcaggtgtctgctgcccacattgcgattttcaggtgtctgctgcccacattgcgattttcaggtgtctgctgcccacattacgattttctggtcactgctgcccacattgcgattttcaggtgtctgctgcccacattgcgattttcaggtgtctgctgcccacattgcgattttcaggtgtctgctgcccacattacgattttcaggtgtctgctgcccacattacgattttcaggtgtctgctgcccacattacgattttcaggtgtctgctgcccacattacgattttctggtgtctgctgcccacattgcgattttctggtcactgctgcccacattgcgattttctggtgtctgctgcccacattacgattttctggtcactgctgcccacattacgattttcaggtgtctgctgcccacattacgattgtctggtgtctgctgcccacattatgattttctggtcactgctgcccacattgcgattttctggtgtctgctgcccacattacgattttctggttactgctgcccacattacgattttctggtcactgctgcccacattgcgattttctggtgtctgctgcccacattacgattttctggtcactgctgcccacattacgattttcaggtgtctgctgcccacattgcgattttcaggtgactgctgcccacattacgattttcaggtgtctgctgcccacattacgattttcaggtgtctgctgcccacattgcgattttcaggtgtctgctgcccacattgcgattttcaggtgtctgctgcccacattacgattttctggtcactgctgcccacattgcgattttcaggtgtctgctgcccacattacgattttctggtcactgctgcccacattacgattttctggtcactgctgcccacattgcgattttcaggtgtctgctgcccacattgcgattttcaggtgtctgctgcccacattgcgattttcaggtgtctgctgcccacattgcgattttctggtgtctgctgcccacattacgattttctggcccacattacgattttctggtgaacactgcccacattacgattttctggtgaactctgcccacattacgattttctgtcccacattacgatattctggtgaacgctgcccacattacgattgtctggtgaatgctgtccacgttacaattttctggtgactgctgctcacgttacgattttctggtgactggtgcccacattacgattttctggtgaactctgcccacattacgattttctggtgaactctgcccacattatgattttctaaaggcccacattacgattttctggtgaactctgcccacattacgattttctggcccacattacgattgtctggtaaaatgctgcccactttacaattaatttacagtgaaacgctgccctattacgattatttggcacctatgggggggggcccatccaaatattcgcagggggggcccagtgatttctagttacgcccctgccaccagtgttgccaaccgtcagtaaatttactgacaatcagtaaaaaagtcaacaaatctgggctgtcagtaaagtccatgaaaaaaattgtggtgtcagtaaaaaaaacccctctctctttcccagaagatcacagcacttaccgcttatcagttcacgtatcactctggaatgtacacggctctagctaaaggtggccatacatctgtagacttggcagccgatcaaccatcagataagacaattattattgatattataaaaatcggtgccaccaagagcatgcctagttgacaatcaaaccaatttcgGCCGAAatcggttgcatgtatcgatcgcatGTAACCATCGGacgtgctggaaaatctcaggttggcatGCTTGATAAAGTGTGCAGCAGTAATGGCTGCGATAATCGAGAACAAATGTGACGGAAACCCCTGGTcaatcccccaaatgtaaatgtatcaaagtCCCCCCCAGATGCTGTGCATTATTACTTCACCTGTCCGGTGTCCGACACTGaactcttcttcctcatttgtgCCCCACGTAgttgccggtgtattgcacgTTGGCCGCATGTGTAATATCTTACATTTAATTTCAATTatattagatgtcagtaaaaaaagtgttcggtcagtaaattttttgtgctttgtcagtaaaaatgtatttccaaggttggcaacactggttaccacaaaggcaaccgctGGTTAGGCAGGCGGGGAGaagtataacctgaccccactcaggtataagaagtcactctctgtagacaggaaggaatgggtagacacccctccaccaagggtggatgagaCAATTGGTAGAGTAgtaacacagaggtgccaagtagAATAAAAGCGATTAAATAacgtttaaaaagggggaagttgatggactcacctccctcatgtAAAGACAAACTGGACAGTGGGACgttactcacagtataaagtaacttttattaaacgctccaaagttgcaacgcatttcacgggtcacaatctcgcttcatcaggcaaaaagttTGGAGGGTACAAAGTTGAGCGAAAAGCCTGGCTAAGCGCCTCTGTAGCTACATTATTGTTGTGAGAGCCTAAAATTTTATTAGGACATGGTAAACTTGTCTCAACTTTTTAAGGTTCAATAGTTATTCTTTCAGTCTACTTCTGTTTGCAAGCTGTGAGGAACAGAATCCCATCATAATCAGTCAAATGGCTCTCTGATTTCCTTGGGGTAACATCACATTGGAGAACGATCATCCCTTCAGCAACAAGAGCATTTCTCACAAAGTTTTCATCATATGTGAACATATGGAACTTGTGCTCCCCAACCGTGTAATAAGTGGCATTTGTTCCCCCAATTAAGATCAGGTGTCCTCCAGGCTTTAAAAGTTTTATGATCTTCCTCAAGTTTCTCATGTAGTCCTCTTGGTCTTTGCAGATTGCATCCAGCAATGCTAAGGCGATAACACAGTCGGCCTGAGGAACCCCTATCAGGTCTGTTAGAGTTTCTGTCTCTGGGTCAACTTTCACAACATGCGTAATGGCCGACTTCAGCTTCATCTCTTTGGCTTCACAGTCATCACTGGAAAATGAAAAGATATCAAACTCAGGTTCACAAATTACAAATAATATAAGTACTGCTCTACTCAGGCACATAGTAAAATAAAGTGCTTATTAAGAGTACTTGCAGTGAAaatagacagcctgtaatgacagGTTCTGCCTGCATGAGGACGGATGGGGGAGTCGTGGGGCTATATAAATTACCTGTcctggcagagagagcagcagcCATTTTTCTGAAGACTGATGATGGTCTTTGGAAACCTCCACGTGCGTGACCGTGACCCGCCTCCAGCTTGGCCACCAATCAGGACATGGCAGCCACGTCCTGGTTGGTGGCTGCAGAGCTGGGGCGGGCCTCGACCACACAGGTGGGCGTTCACAGAGCCCTAGCGGCAAAACAAAGGTCATTCCATGAGAACTCACCTTCTTCCTTCTAAGCTGGAAACATGTGCAGTtgtgtgtccccagcagaaagctCCGGTACGATCATTCTGCCATTTCATTATCTCCATGATGCACTTCTCATTGGTCCTCATCAGGATAATTTCTTGGAAGAACCCACAGGCAGAATAGAGATGATGAATTTGCGGGCCAGCACTGATGTCAATCAAGAGCTTTCCAGTCATATGACCTGCAGGGGCACACAGCATATTCAAGGAAATCTCAGCCCAAACAAATAAAGTTACAGTATTTCTTCCATGTCAGTATAACAAGATAATATGCAAATTCAGAGGCATCATGGTTGAAGGCAGGGGTCGAATCCTGCATGAACACGGGGGGGGCGGCGTCCACTCactttttttggagagtggacgccgtcccccctagcaccctggaggggagcagcgcagtggagaggagcattgtgcgcagcgtgcggaagggcggacgttcccccccccttccctcaccttggggctcctctccctggctctcccctccataaaaaaagattgcggcggtggctggcggcgactggcagcggcatcagtgggcgggaattacctcctccagtgttccgggttgacgctgtgcgtgccgctgctctggtcttcactagaccagactagctgcatgaACAGCGTCCACttgccggaacactggaggaggtaagtcccgcccactgatgccgttgccagtcaccgccgccgcaatctttatggaggggagagccagggagaggagccccaaggtgagggaagggggggaaacatccacccttccccacgctgcgcacaatgctcctctccactgcgctgctcccctccagctggggggacacctggctaaatatactggggacacctatacacctggctacatatactaggcacatatacccctggctacatatactgggcaaatatacccctggctacatatactgagcacatatacacctggctacatatactggggccattatacacctgcctacatatactgggcacatatacccctggctacatatactgggcacatatacacctggctacatatactgggcacatatacatatacacctggctacatatactgggcacatatacccctggctacatatactgggcacatatacacctagctacatgtactgggcacatatacacctggctgcatatactggggacacctatacacctggctacatatactggacacatatacacctggctacatatactggggacatatacacctggctacatatactgcagacacctatacacctggctatactggggacacctatacacctgcctacatatactggggacacctatacacctggctatactggggacacctgaacacctggttacatatactggggacacctggctatactggggacacctatagacctggctacctattctggggacatctatacacttgaccacctattctgggaatatctatacacctgaccacctattctaaggacatctatacacctggctacctattctggtgacatctctacatctggccacctattctggggacaactatacacatggctacttatactggggacacctatagacctggctagctatactgggagtacctattttgggagaactgctgtcagatctgtatttttggggaaccactgatgccagattacgtgtattttggggaaccgctgccagattgtgtatgttgggggaccactactgccagattacatgtctttttgggtgttacgtgtattttgagtaatccactaccaggtttcacgtatttgagggaactgcttccagattatgtgtatgttgggggaactgctgctgccagattgtctattttgggggaacctgtgatgatttgctcagctgcctgtgcaggcagccagccttttgaccattgtgtaggtttgcatgctgcaggactctggaaagaacagcttctgtcagttttgcagcttgtgcttgcagaggaatttgcatgcgttgtcatgcaaattgcctggccacattcattggaggcgtgtactataagtactatgtctttcccttccatggtctgttcctgatggacactgctggagtgtcagccattctcgtttgttgaagttatcttagtgtaattcgtggggatgcactaggcagttccctagtgcagttaggattgcattatctgttttgcctgttccgtctgtcttgtgtttggatcgcacaagccctagcgttagcggctgtggatccttctgattgagtctggagtgtaggttggaacagcggttgtttctgcctacctcatctgttctgtctgccgtgtgtttggatccttctgttctgtctcctgggatcgcgctagctacttttcgctagcgctggtgatccttctgttctgtctcctgggatcgcgctagctacttttcgctagcgctggtgatccttctgttctgtcttctgggatcgcgctagctactttttgctagcgctggggatccttctattctgtcttctgggatcgcgctagccacttttcgctagcgctggggatccttctgttctgctactctgtacctggatcgcgctagccacttttcgctagtgctgtggatcctatctctcgcttgtccctgtttttgtgtgtctgtcttgtctgattcgaaacgcttgctgtaggctcggtgaggtaaccgttaagcaagcgctcgcgttctctgtttcgtgtttgtctgtctttggttagttaggcgtgcttgtctctgttgtgcgtaacacgcggagaccgcgcacgaacgcgtgcactgttgcgaatgagtgcggtgttcgcgttcagctagcatttgttattttctttatctttctctttgtatgatttgctgtgcctttgctacccttgtgctctgtcctgctcagtcttgtgtcgctattggcaatcgccattcttgcgattgcgtttcctacttcgtttccgccgttgtgtgttcgccgtcgctgggtggcgactaatttggtgggcacacattggttctgtccttttgctctgttccctgtgggctatccagccctgcctgattgtaccttgtcccggatctgtacaattcccatttggcatctgtggctgtgcagcggctgtgttcgcctgcactccacagcgccatctgccggtgggaattgccctctgcgggtgcatgcacctagcctgggtgtccgcaataatacgcttgtggaggaaatccgccgcgtcagcgcacgtctggtgcgctgaccacggagacgattccgcaatcgttacagaatgtccagccaaaccaaaattcccagggcagagggaaccttcgattttgttcagatgtcattgcctgaggcaaaggcatatgtggatcctattataggtaggatcgcacactacattaaagcagttaaaaagtctgtcctcgttcctgaccccaacccatatggagattacctggatactggcctgtttgaacccccatttgcttcctgggatgttggggccttgctggaggaattcgattttgattggaaagccttttgcgatttttacatcgcaaaaagcgaagatgtcttgaatgcttgtcttgactctatgtaccttctgattgattccgatgaatgtgacaaggatgatgtggatctggtgatctatgtatggcaaacgattttggatgagttgcacacacaccaaccaattgattccaataaagagacatcgttgtcggatgattgttcctgcctttctggggtaaagcatgtgagtcttgactttgtgcaatctgaaatgaatgagtgtgccgctgtggttgattcctgtgcgaatcctgaaggattcgctcctgacagtgtgcagtttgaatctgtgcgatctgatgcctgtttctcggatgttcctgcagattgtgatcggcatgagtctgccggtttcctcaaggatgtgtgggatcctttgtcatttagaaacagatctttgagatcttccgtctgtgaccctgctatggggaaaagttctcgactatgcagcgtcaaaagtaaatttaaagaggaactgtaacataaaaatatcccctggggggtactcacctcgggtgggggaagcctccggatcctaatgaggcttcccacgccgtcctccatccgtcaggggtctcgctgcagccctccgtggagtccgggcagcggtgacgtcattatttaccttcctggctcctgcgcaggcgctctgacggctttccattccgaactacacggaaatacccgatcgccgtcgggtccgctctactgcgcaggcgcaagtctcctgcgcctgcgcagtagagcggacccgaatgagatcgggtatttccgtgtagttcggaatggaaagccgccacagcgcccccgctggagccagcaaaggtaaatattgaaatgacagtcggcacagtcgccggctgttcggagggctgcggagagacccccgtgggacagaggacggcgtgggaagcctcattaggatccggaggcttcccccacccgaggtgagtaccccccaggggatgtttttaatgttacagagtctctttaatatgcctaataaagtttgtccagttgatgtcactatttcttctgcagatgagtctctgtctcaccctgttcacacctgtaagggcccgttgcctggggacagttgctccagcgtttcggtcctagatgccttgcagtctgctccgcagatcgcggaggtttgcgctatagaagcgtcagtttcacaacctaaagtgaattttgattcgcaggttttgcgttctgattcctcggattcgacattgttagccaaatctaagagtgagacagcgcttcggttttgcgaatctgatgctgaaccctctttgccttattcagagacgctttctctgaatctgccctgtaccatgaataaaaacatgatctccacttgcactgacatttgtgagtccctttcttgttttgagaaaaatgctgattctgcaccctgtactctggatgagttaatattgccttgtacaatgtctcctgcagtgcccctagaggctcgtctaggtattgctgctatactcacctgtttttctgcagttttggagttgcaagctagtttgactgctacgcagaattcggggtgcagtgagattaaagttggggagtcagtgtgtgttctagtagatattcctgtacattctgctcatgatgatgagatccagtctcagtttatagtggaaccttccctgggacatttgccctgtctacaaaataaagttctagttttgccctgtaacatggatagttcagaatccttctcagaaaacttgaaaaattatgttcctgaagttttgtctgatgttctggaggtctccgagttcctcccaaagggagcagaacttgtaggagatgtctcctgccccccaagtccttctgaggtgttgcccacttcagtaggcattgctgttgtgctgactacctttgcagctctggtggagcttcactcatatgtagtcaatgatgatattgcagtcacagaaatttctgaatttgagtccgagtcttcttttgaaagtccagtgcttgagaccattgctcgtgatgattctctgcccggttctggttttggtttcctcgtgtcggactctgaggttggcagttccccgacatgtcctgaggtttctcctgtgctggtgtaccccagtgtactctgtgacccagaaagcccaagtgtgcctcggttagcagcgtactcagatgcttcctcggtggagacatgctctgatatggcctgcctgcttgcatgcccagaagtggtccctgaaagtcttgatcttgatgggggtcctcgtaattctgaatccggaattgtcattggttccatgggggttcttggtaattctccatgtgagcctggtgattgttctgccctcttgg is a window of Hyperolius riggenbachi isolate aHypRig1 chromosome 6, aHypRig1.pri, whole genome shotgun sequence DNA encoding:
- the LOC137523026 gene encoding nicotinamide N-methyltransferase-like, with the protein product MDSSSYKLYHKHEPDSRTMLQAYFSGDPEMAFKDDSLMCLMEKLHNAFDTGHMTGKLLIDISAGPQIHHLYSACGFFQEIILMRTNEKCIMEIMKWQNDRTGAFCWGHTTAHVSSLEGRSDDCEAKEMKLKSAITHVVKVDPETETLTDLIGVPQADCVIALALLDAICKDQEDYMRNLRKIIKLLKPGGHLILIGGTNATYYTVGEHKFHMFTYDENFVRNALVAEGMIVLQCDVTPRKSESHLTDYDGILFLTACKQK